AAAAGCAACTAAAGGATTAAGAAACTGAAGGACTGAACAAGAAAAATCGCCACGAAGACACAAAGGCACAAAGGAAACACAAAAAAACATAGTTTTAATCTTCGTGTATTAGTAACTTAGTGGCAATATTACAAACAACCCTCAATAAATCTGTTCCTGACAGAGCCTGCTCCTGATAGGTTTCAGAAGTTCAGGAATTGAGGATTCCGAAACCATAGATAAAAAGAAAGACCTGATTCTTTCCGGCCGAAAAAGAAATCAGGTCTCTCTTGTTTAATTAGGATACTCCTAGCTATTTTTATTCATACATTTATGGTGTGGGTATGAATGAAAGTGTAATGTAGAATACATCCTCGTATATATCCATTGGGTCATTCTCTCTAATAACAATTCTTGCCCATAGGTCTTGGTTATACTTTACTCGCTTTCCATCCACACATGGTAATGGAGTTCCTGGCATATCACCATTAAAAGCTGGTGCAAGTGTAAATGAACCTTTACTTGGTTCTCTCCCACTTGGAGTTGCCATCGCATAGTATGTTGTAAGTGTCGCATTATCCGCATGGTTTCTCTTTACATGGTCACACCCTGATACTGCTATCTTTAGAGAGTGTGTACTTGTTGCAATTGCTGATACATGGATATTCGTCCAGTTAATCATATAATCGTTACCTGGTATCATTCTCCCGTCCCACTCAAGATGGTCATCATCAATATCTACATACATACATGCTCTTCCATTAAAAGTATGCGTCATAGTTGCTACCCATGGTCCTGCACATTCCTTTTCATATGGAGTATTTTCACCTTTACCCCAAGCATAGGGATAAGCTGATTGAGGTGGTGGAGTGTATCCGTCTTCTGGTGTAAAGAATGCTGCAGTAGCTTCTGCATAAACTGTAGTTGTGTATCCTCCTGTAATCAACACGCTAAGAGTAATTAGAGTAATAGCTAATAGATTCTTCATTTTTCTTCACCTCCTTTTGTTTTAGATTTTTATGTTAACTCTTCGCCAGCGTTGAAATATCTCACCACCTCCTTTTTTGCTTTTGAAGAGAGAAGTTTTTCGTAATTGTTCACCGCAGAGACGCAGAGAATTTTCCACCTGTGCGGTTAAATGTAAAATGGATAATGTAAAATGAGAAATGTAAAATGTATAACTGAAAGGTAATGAGTCTTGTGAAGTACTAAAATTCCCCATTTTTCATTTCCTATTTTACATTTTACATTTATTTTTCCTTTGCGTCTCTGCGATGAATTAATCTAATCGCACAGGTGGAAATTTACTCTTCAGAACTGACCCGAGCTACGCAGGATACAAGCCTGCGGCTACCAACTCACGGAGAGGGATATGCGGTTCATGTCTTCTGCACCATCCATTTCTCCACTTGATACATTGGCAAAATCAAGCTGATAGACTTTGTAGTTTATTCCAAACCCATAAGTTAAACCATCTACCTTCCTGCCTTTGTCAAGATAGCCGAGCCTTATCGCCAGAATATTGTAGGTATACTCAATGCCTGCGTTTATAGCCAGCTTAGAATTATAAAAATGCTTGTTTAAGTCCAGTGATAGGAGAAGATTATTCATTGGTTGGTAGGCAAGCCCGGTTCGTAGATTTAGTGGTAATTCATCTCCTTTTATCTTACTACCGAGATTTTCTATGCACGCACCAAGGGTTAAATTTGGTATTTGAGTCTTGCACAAAACCCCAAAATCAATACCAAATCCCTTCCCTTTCATTTCCTTCAGGTTACGCTGGATGTATTTCAGGCTTCCACCTAAGGATACATTTTCATAATAGAGTTTGCTGTATGAGAGGATGAGGGCAAATTCAGATGGACTGATGTCTCCTGTGGGTGCATTAGCCTTGTTCCTGGTTTCTATCTTGCCTAAATCCTGATGTATTATGCTTATACCCATTACTCCATCTCCTTCCCATTCTTCAATCGGTTGGGCATAGCCTAAGAAGGTTCGCGAAGTATCCTCTCGCTTATCGCCATACATCGCCCAGACCTCTTTTTTAGTCAGATAGGCTAATCCAGCAGGGTTAAAGTAGATAGATTCTACACCATCTGCTACTCCACAAAATGCCTCTCCCATTGCAGATGCCCTTGCTCCTACGCCCAGCTTTAAGAAATCAGCGGCGGTATCCGCCCCTGCCTCGGCATTAGGGAGTAGAAAGTAGAGAGTAGAGAGTAAAGAAAGAAATAGAGTTATACTTACCTGTTGTACCTTTTTGTTTAACATTTTATTTTACCTCCTTTTTTCGGGACGCAGATTTTCGCAGATTATTAGGATAATATTTTTTAAAAATCCTGTAAATCCTGTACATCTGCGTCCTATTTTATTACTAATATCTTCTTAGTCCCAACTACACTTCCACCAATATGTAATTGATAGAAATAGACGCCGTTGGAGACGATGTCATTATCATCATTTCTACCATCCCAGATAGCTTCGTAAGAGCCTGCTGAAATTCGACTTTCCTCAATTCTCCTGGTTAGCTCGCCGGCGATGTTGAATATCTTAATCTCTATCCTGGCACTATCTGTCAGGTCATACGGAATCTTTGTTACTTCCTGATTGGGATTGAATGGATTTGGGTAATTCTGGTAAAGTTTATTGGTAGTTGGTAGTGGAATAAGTGACTGTGCTAAAGTTTTGATGAACCAAAAAAAAATTTATTGACAGAAGGGGTAAAATAATATAAAATAATAAATGTTAAAAAATGGAATATGAAGAGGTGATTAAAAATGACTAAAGCGGAACTTAGGGATGTAGATAGAAGAATAGAGTGGCTTTTAAAGAGTCAGGAAGAGTTTAGAAAGAGTCAGGAAGAGGAATTTACAAAGAGCCAGGAAGAATTTAGAAAGGGCAATGAGGAGCTTAGAGAAGCTCAGAAAAAGACCGATGAGCAACTTAAAAAAACCGATGAAGAATTAAGGGCTATGTTCAAAAAAACCGATAAGGAGATAGAGAAACTGATTAAATCTGTAGATGGTGTAACCAAAGGGATAGGAAGAATCCCCGAGGGATTAGC
The genomic region above belongs to bacterium and contains:
- a CDS encoding PorV/PorQ family protein, whose protein sequence is MLNKKVQQVSITLFLSLLSTLYFLLPNAEAGADTAADFLKLGVGARASAMGEAFCGVADGVESIYFNPAGLAYLTKKEVWAMYGDKREDTSRTFLGYAQPIEEWEGDGVMGISIIHQDLGKIETRNKANAPTGDISPSEFALILSYSKLYYENVSLGGSLKYIQRNLKEMKGKGFGIDFGVLCKTQIPNLTLGACIENLGSKIKGDELPLNLRTGLAYQPMNNLLLSLDLNKHFYNSKLAINAGIEYTYNILAIRLGYLDKGRKVDGLTYGFGINYKVYQLDFANVSSGEMDGAEDMNRISLSVSW
- a CDS encoding FlgD immunoglobulin-like domain containing protein, whose translation is MFFWFIKTLAQSLIPLPTTNKLYQNYPNPFNPNQEVTKIPYDLTDSARIEIKIFNIAGELTRRIEESRISAGSYEAIWDGRNDDNDIVSNGVYFYQLHIGGSVVGTKKILVIK